The following proteins are co-located in the Phragmites australis chromosome 10, lpPhrAust1.1, whole genome shotgun sequence genome:
- the LOC133930152 gene encoding proline-rich receptor-like protein kinase PERK8 encodes MRTLLQAPAATAVGGAANTLATPGTALPPSFSSPLTPISSSPPPPDSSSAPPASSSSEPPPPSPSSSTPPPPSPSSPPPSPPESEPPPPSPVDTAPPPPEASSSPPPAALPPPPPAPVTTSSPPPPPATAPPPLDNATPPPSSVQAPTPPPPSTPPPRSHASPPSPPPPAAAPPASPVDATPPPPSVVDYAPPPTHRTNSTAAVYSPPVTPPAVASSATPPPSSGGLSTGATAAVAVVVVVVFLSFTGFFVCMSKRWKRRQADRYYAGFAVPPYTPQHVSGEAPFLRPPPPPGSMNFSMGGGGPGMSQGMSQGYGQHQQLQPWAASANYSGATATSQGPAKRVAAASGDLNVGNTKAFTFDELYEITDGFARDNVLGEGGFGCVFKGTLGDGKVVAVKQLKGGGGQGEREFQAEVEIISRVHHRHLVSLDGYCIAEDHRLLVYDFVSNETLHHHLHGKGRPVMDWPTRVKIAAGSARGLAYLHEDCHPRIIHRDIKSSNILLDDHFEAQVADFGLARLAENDVTHVSTRVMGTFGYLAPEYASTGKLTEKSDVFSFGVVLLELITGRKPVDSLRPLGNESLVEWVSSSSSTTTATTRQSRLLLNRAVENQEFDELVDPRLDGNFDDVEMFRVIEAAAACIRHSAARRPKMGQVVRVLDSLTDVDLSNGVQPGKSQMFNVANTADIRQFQRMAFGSQDFSSEYSHSRSSISSRRDF; translated from the exons ATGAGGACTCTGCTCCAGGCTCCAGCCGCCACGGCGGTCGGTGGTGCAGCAAACACGCTGGCAACCCCGGGCACCGCCCTTCCTCCTTCCTTTTCGTCGCCGTTAACGCCGATCAGCtcctcaccgccgcctcctGACTCGTCTTCCGCCCCTCCTGCATCATCATCCTCTGAACCGCCACCACCTTCCCCGTCTTCTTCTACGCCACCGCCACCTTCTCCTTCATCGCCGCCGCCATCACCGCCGGAGTCTGAACCGCCGCCTCCTTCACCGGTTGACACtgcccctccgccgccggagGCGTCGTCTTCCCCTCCACCAGCCGCATTGCCGCCCCCGCCACCGGCGCCGGTGACGACgtcttccccgccgcctccgcccgccACCGCACCTCCCCCACTGGACAATGCCACACCCCCACCTTCCTCCGTGCAGGCGccgacaccaccaccaccatccacTCCACCGCCACGGTCACACGCCTcgccgccttctcctccgccaCCCGCAGCAGCGCCACCAGCGTCTCCAGTGGACgctacgccgccgccgccatccgtCGTGGATTATGCCCCTCCTCCGACACATCGGACGAACTCAACGGCCGCCGTGTACTCTCCTCCGGTAACGCCACCGGCAGTGGCTAGCAGCGCGACGCCGCCTCCTAGCAGCGGCGGACTGAGCACCGGCGCGACCGCTGCCGTCGCGGTCGTGGTGGTGGTCGTTTTCCTCAGCTTCACAGGCTTTTTCGTCTGCATGTCGAAGCGGTGGAAGCGGAGGCAAGCCGACCGGTACTACGCCGGATTCGCTGTGCCACCGTACACCCCGCAGCACGTCTCCGGCGAGGCGCCGTTcctgcggccgccgccgccgccggggtcGATGAACTTTAGCATGGGCGGGGGCGGCCCGGGCATGTCGCAGGGGATGAGCCAGGGGTACGGTCAGCACCAGCAGCTGCAGCCATGGGCCGCGTCGGCCAATTACAGCGGCGCGACGGCGACGAGCCAGGGTCCGGCAAAGAGAGtggcggcggcgtcgggcgaCCTGAACGTGGGCAACACCAAGGCATTCACATTCGACGAGCTGTACGAGATCACCGACGGGTTCGCGCGCGACAACGTCCTCGGCGAGGGCGGGTTCGGGTGCGTGTTCAAGGGCACGCTCGGCGACGGCAAGGTGGTCGCCGTGAAGCAGCTcaagggcggcggcgggcagGGCGAGCGCGAATTCCAAGCCGAGGTGGAGATCATCAGCCGCGTCCACCATCGCCACCTCGTCTCCCTCGACGGCTACTGCATCGCCGAggaccaccgcctcctcgtcTATGACTTCGTCTCCAACGAgacgctccaccaccacctccatgGTAAGGGAAGGCCAGTGATGGACTGGCCGACGAGGGTCAAGATCGCAGCAGGCTCGGCACGTGGATTGGCCTACCTGCATGAGGATT GTCATCCAAGGATCATCCACAGGGACATTAAGTCCTCAAACATCCTGCTTGATGACCACTTTGAAGCTCAG GTTGCGGACTTCGGACTCGCCAGGTTAGCGGAGAACGATGTCACACATGTTTCAACACGTGTGATGGGAACATTCGG GTACTTGGCTCCAGAGTATGCCTCCACGGGGAAGCTGACCGAGAAATCAGATGTGTTCTCCTTTGGTGTTGTGCTTTTGGAGCTCATCACAGGTCGGAAGCCCGTCGACTCGTTGCGTCCCCTCGGCAACGAGAGCCTTGTGGAGTGGGTAAGCTCCAGCAGTAGTACTACTACCGCCACCACCC GACAGTCAAGACTGCTGCTGAACCGCGCAGTCGAGAACCAGGAGTTTGACGAGCTAGTCGACCCCCGCCTCGATGGGAATTTCGATGATGTTGAGATGTTCCGTGTGATTGAGGCAgctgcggcgtgcatccgacatTCGGCTGCCAGGAGGCCCAAGATGGGGCAG GTTGTCAGGGTCCTTGACAGCCTGACCGATGTCGATCTCAGCAATGGTGTACAGCCAGGGAAGAGCCAGATGTTCAACGTCGCCAATACGGCTGACATCAGGCAGTTCCAGAGGATGGCGTTCGGCAGCCAGGACTTCAGCTCAGAGTACAGCCATTCCAGGTCAAGCATAAGTAGCAGGAGGGATTTCTAG